One Polycladomyces zharkentensis genomic region harbors:
- a CDS encoding ammonium transporter: MSVPLLLDTVWVLLAALLVIFMQVGFALLEAGSAHLKHAGHIASKQLISFATASLFFWAFGYAVTFGAGNEWFGTSGWFLSLPDEKGKIPVEVLYLFQLSFAAVSLAIAWGGFAERAKLIVYLLFGALYTSVVYPVVGHWIWGGGWLSELGAQDFAGSTVVHLQGGIAALIATLLLKPRIGKYGPDGNPKTMQGHNPVFITVGAMIIWLGWFGFNAGSTLGTKDGFFGYVALTTNLAAAAGVLSAWLAVYAMTKKADIPSIANGALAALVAITAACAFVEPWAAVVIGAVAGAMSVWTAVAIERMGVDDPIGAFSVHGLAGIWGTLSTGFFAAPHLVEYTGIGRPGLFYGGGWTQLGVQALSVLVAAVYVAVVSWAILWVMDQLFGLRISKEEEIKGLDRSEHGIEPEAVPQEASAAGKPATALRASAAGEAI; the protein is encoded by the coding sequence ATGTCGGTACCTTTGTTGTTGGATACAGTGTGGGTGTTGTTGGCTGCACTTTTGGTTATTTTCATGCAAGTCGGATTCGCGCTGTTGGAGGCAGGCTCCGCTCATTTGAAACATGCGGGGCATATCGCCAGCAAACAATTGATCAGTTTTGCCACGGCTTCATTGTTTTTCTGGGCTTTTGGCTATGCAGTGACATTCGGGGCCGGAAATGAGTGGTTCGGCACGAGCGGTTGGTTCCTGTCGCTGCCTGATGAGAAAGGAAAGATCCCCGTGGAGGTTCTTTACCTGTTCCAGCTTTCTTTCGCTGCGGTGTCACTCGCAATCGCATGGGGAGGATTTGCCGAGCGGGCGAAATTGATCGTATATCTCTTGTTCGGTGCACTTTATACCTCCGTCGTTTATCCGGTGGTTGGGCACTGGATTTGGGGCGGCGGTTGGTTGAGCGAGCTCGGGGCACAAGATTTCGCCGGTTCGACGGTGGTGCACCTGCAAGGCGGGATCGCTGCACTGATCGCCACGCTGTTGCTCAAACCGCGGATCGGCAAATACGGGCCGGACGGTAATCCCAAAACGATGCAGGGACACAATCCCGTTTTCATCACAGTGGGTGCGATGATCATCTGGCTGGGTTGGTTCGGTTTCAACGCGGGGAGCACACTGGGAACGAAAGACGGATTTTTCGGATATGTGGCGTTGACGACCAACCTGGCGGCTGCGGCGGGGGTTTTGAGCGCTTGGCTCGCAGTTTATGCGATGACCAAAAAAGCGGATATTCCGTCTATCGCCAACGGTGCGTTGGCGGCATTGGTGGCCATCACGGCGGCATGTGCGTTTGTTGAGCCATGGGCGGCTGTGGTGATCGGGGCCGTCGCGGGTGCGATGAGTGTCTGGACGGCGGTTGCGATTGAGCGGATGGGGGTCGACGATCCGATCGGAGCATTTTCCGTGCACGGTTTGGCTGGAATCTGGGGCACGCTTTCCACCGGTTTCTTCGCTGCACCACATTTGGTGGAGTACACCGGCATTGGACGTCCGGGATTGTTTTACGGCGGCGGATGGACCCAATTGGGTGTGCAAGCACTGAGCGTGTTGGTGGCGGCGGTGTACGTGGCTGTGGTTTCCTGGGCGATTCTGTGGGTCATGGATCAACTGTTCGGTCTGCGCATCAGCAAAGAAGAGGAAATCAAAGGTCTGGACCGGAGCGAACATGGCATTGAGCCTGAAGCCGTACCGCAAGAAGCATCCGCTGCGGGTAAACCTGCAACGGCTCTCCGGGCTTCTGCAGCCGGGGAGGCGATTTGA